One region of Halomicrobium sp. LC1Hm genomic DNA includes:
- a CDS encoding PKD domain-containing protein: MRRLHSLVVLLGLLAALAIPVSAAGNAPPTAAAGLDQTVTSGTTVYLDGGNSRDPDGRIQTVEWSIRDPNGATVAPSCRNCLQPTFTPNVTGRWSVTVTVTDDDGATATDTLYVTVEEARGPTLTLDGPDRVVPDESTPFVVEATSDGAPLRSVSLYHDDTRVNSTTVDGTTTLTTLTHTFSETGSTELLAAVTDEAGYVNTTTITVDPTTASAARVGDRCDEGERRVYMGGSVGSMCSSTALIYETRNDVTMVVPTGGASQDGIQLYNDEQGEIVTVATGEQVQELRRENEDGVITLEDVEKTYEENKDNGMYSPYDQSVGNIIENNEEEYEDAIENMPVSMTESGITDVDDTTGSNSQREESEESDDGNDAAEDDNTTSNSSGCPPVNNLVPPSVRHNRMSC, encoded by the coding sequence ATGCGACGACTCCACTCTCTCGTGGTACTCTTGGGGCTCCTCGCGGCGCTCGCGATTCCCGTCTCAGCGGCCGGCAACGCTCCGCCGACCGCCGCTGCGGGACTCGATCAAACGGTCACGAGCGGGACGACGGTGTACCTCGACGGCGGCAACTCCCGCGATCCCGACGGGCGTATCCAGACCGTCGAGTGGTCGATCCGGGACCCAAACGGCGCGACCGTCGCCCCGTCGTGTCGGAACTGCCTCCAGCCGACCTTCACGCCGAACGTCACCGGGCGCTGGTCGGTCACTGTGACGGTGACCGACGACGACGGGGCAACGGCCACCGACACGCTGTACGTCACCGTCGAGGAGGCGCGCGGCCCGACGCTCACGCTCGATGGACCCGACAGAGTCGTTCCAGACGAATCGACGCCCTTCGTCGTCGAAGCGACCAGCGACGGAGCACCCCTTCGTTCCGTGTCGCTCTATCACGACGACACGCGCGTCAACAGCACGACGGTCGACGGCACCACGACGCTGACGACGCTCACCCACACGTTCTCCGAAACCGGGTCGACGGAACTGCTCGCCGCCGTGACGGACGAGGCGGGCTACGTCAACACGACGACGATCACCGTCGACCCCACGACCGCCAGTGCTGCCAGGGTAGGAGACCGCTGTGACGAGGGCGAACGCCGGGTGTACATGGGCGGAAGTGTCGGCAGTATGTGCTCTTCGACGGCACTGATCTACGAGACGCGGAATGACGTGACGATGGTCGTTCCGACGGGTGGCGCGTCTCAAGACGGCATTCAACTCTACAACGATGAACAGGGTGAAATCGTGACAGTAGCGACGGGCGAGCAGGTCCAGGAGCTACGACGTGAAAACGAAGACGGGGTCATTACACTGGAAGACGTAGAAAAAACTTACGAAGAAAACAAAGATAACGGCATGTATAGTCCATATGATCAGTCGGTAGGAAATATTATAGAAAATAATGAGGAAGAGTATGAAGACGCAATTGAGAACATGCCAGTATCGATGACGGAATCTGGAATCACTGACGTGGATGATACGACTGGATCCAACTCTCAAAGAGAAGAATCTGAAGAGTCAGATGATGGAAATGACGCTGCCGAGGATGACAACACGACATCAAATTCCAGTGGTTGTCCGCCAGTGAACAACCTTGTTCCTCCATCAGTCAGACACAACCGGATGAGTTGCTGA
- a CDS encoding phosphoribosylaminoimidazolesuccinocarboxamide synthase — protein MTSVKEFRVDEPATADQLGRGSFVFTDDYSVFDWGKMPDEIPDKGASLCTMGAFNFELLEENHVPTHYEGVVVDGEIVELGDALAAGVAPDEMSISLTQVPDLPFDGGSYDYDAYHADAGQNYLVPLEIVFRNRVPVGSSLRSRTDPSDHGLDRDSWPDEVVELDEPIVEYSTKYEEQDRYLDPADADEIAGRADIDRLDELARAVNHVVTEQAADAGLVHEDGKIECLYYEGEIRVADVVGTFDENRFSYDDQQVSKEVVRQYHKRTQPEWVAAVGDAKDRADEEGVADWKSLCDHRPEPLDEDVLGVARDLYCAGTNAYVAADVFDAPSLDAAVAAARDL, from the coding sequence ATGACGAGCGTCAAGGAGTTCCGTGTCGACGAACCGGCCACCGCCGATCAGCTGGGCCGTGGCTCGTTCGTGTTCACCGACGACTACTCCGTGTTCGACTGGGGCAAGATGCCCGACGAGATCCCCGACAAGGGGGCGTCGCTGTGTACGATGGGCGCGTTCAACTTCGAACTCCTAGAGGAGAACCACGTGCCCACCCACTACGAGGGCGTCGTCGTCGACGGCGAGATCGTCGAACTCGGCGACGCGCTCGCGGCCGGTGTGGCTCCCGACGAGATGTCGATCTCGCTGACCCAGGTCCCCGACCTGCCCTTCGACGGGGGCAGCTACGACTACGACGCGTACCACGCCGACGCCGGCCAGAACTACCTCGTTCCCTTGGAGATCGTCTTCCGCAACCGCGTGCCGGTCGGCTCCTCGCTCCGGAGCCGGACCGATCCCAGCGATCACGGGCTCGACCGCGACAGCTGGCCCGACGAGGTCGTCGAACTCGACGAGCCGATCGTCGAGTACTCGACGAAATACGAGGAGCAGGACCGCTACCTCGATCCCGCCGACGCCGACGAGATCGCCGGCCGGGCCGACATCGACCGTCTCGACGAACTCGCCCGCGCGGTCAACCACGTCGTCACCGAGCAGGCCGCAGACGCCGGGCTCGTCCACGAGGACGGCAAGATCGAGTGTCTCTACTACGAGGGCGAGATCCGGGTCGCCGACGTGGTCGGCACCTTCGACGAGAATCGCTTTTCCTACGACGACCAGCAGGTCTCCAAGGAAGTCGTCCGCCAGTACCACAAGCGAACCCAGCCCGAGTGGGTCGCGGCCGTCGGCGACGCCAAAGACCGCGCGGACGAGGAGGGCGTCGCCGACTGGAAGTCGCTGTGTGACCACCGGCCCGAACCGCTCGACGAGGACGTCCTCGGTGTCGCTCGGGACCTCTACTGTGCCGGGACCAACGCCTACGTAGCGGCCGACGTGTTCGACGCCCCGTCGCTGGACGCCGCGGTCGCCGCCGCTCGCGACCTGTAG
- a CDS encoding formyltetrahydrofolate deformylase, which yields MTHELTEITVVGDDDTGLIAEVTSLLFERSINIEDLDQAVREGVFRMTMHVDTGEMVCTETTLRNDLHDLGDELGVDVQVRFPADRETQSIAVLVTKESHCLEALFEAWASGNLGADIDVVIGNHPDLRPLAEKYDVPFHDIGDEKGTPDEGELLDLLSEYNADLIVLARYMRILSPDVVFRYESRIINVHPSLLPAFPGASAYMQAIEEGVRIAGVTAHYVTTDLDQGPIITQRAFNVPDDATEEQLQQIGQPLEAEALLEAIRLHLEDEVTVHRGRTKLRNADEVDAQLGAPRELDEQNPDRPIDGLGEFVAGEDDEIEADD from the coding sequence GTGACGCACGAGCTGACGGAGATCACGGTCGTCGGCGACGACGACACGGGCCTGATCGCCGAGGTCACCAGTCTCCTGTTCGAGCGGAGCATCAACATCGAAGACCTGGACCAGGCGGTTCGAGAAGGCGTGTTCCGGATGACGATGCACGTCGACACCGGCGAGATGGTCTGTACGGAGACGACGCTGCGAAACGACCTCCACGATCTGGGAGACGAACTCGGCGTCGACGTGCAGGTTCGATTCCCGGCCGACCGAGAGACGCAGTCGATCGCCGTCCTGGTCACCAAGGAGAGCCACTGTCTCGAAGCGCTGTTCGAGGCGTGGGCCAGCGGCAACCTCGGAGCCGACATCGACGTCGTGATCGGGAACCACCCGGACCTCCGGCCCCTCGCCGAGAAGTACGACGTTCCCTTCCACGACATCGGCGACGAGAAGGGGACTCCCGACGAGGGGGAGCTCCTGGACCTCCTCTCGGAGTACAACGCCGATCTGATCGTTCTCGCGCGGTACATGCGCATCCTCAGTCCCGACGTGGTCTTTCGCTACGAGAGTCGGATCATCAACGTCCACCCGTCGCTGCTGCCCGCGTTCCCCGGCGCGTCGGCGTACATGCAAGCGATCGAAGAAGGCGTCCGGATTGCCGGCGTCACGGCCCACTACGTGACGACGGATCTCGACCAGGGACCGATCATCACTCAGCGGGCGTTCAACGTCCCCGACGACGCGACCGAAGAGCAACTCCAGCAGATCGGCCAGCCACTCGAAGCCGAGGCGCTGCTGGAGGCCATCAGACTCCACCTCGAAGACGAGGTGACGGTCCACCGCGGCCGGACGAAACTCCGGAACGCCGACGAGGTCGACGCCCAACTGGGCGCACCACGAGAGCTCGACGAGCAGAATCCGGATCGCCCCATCGACGGACTGGGCGAGTTCGTCGCCGGCGAAGACGACGAAATCGAGGCCGACGACTGA